A part of Clarias gariepinus isolate MV-2021 ecotype Netherlands chromosome 14, CGAR_prim_01v2, whole genome shotgun sequence genomic DNA contains:
- the fbxl15 gene encoding F-box/LRR-repeat protein 15: MTDSSRSSAGDYTAVQAKPKEQPRCSKYQLLDLPWEDVLVTHVLCYLPLRLLVSLQRVSKGFRSLIQLYLANCRSFDPAQTGPRIPKEAFCFMLCDNKVLQSLSVHCCCDWITDKELLPVIGQNQQLQRVDLHGCVHLTRHALVAVALGCPRLQHLGLAHCEWVDNLALHSLADHCSELRTLDLTACRQLRDEAVCYGAAHWPTLRSLSVAINANITDTTVEEVAKRCRELEHLDLTGCLRVCNEAIRTVAEYCPKLQSLKVNHCHNVSESSLGVLRRRNVEIDVEPPLQRALVLLQNVVGFAPFINLQI; the protein is encoded by the exons GTATCAGCTGTTAGACCTGCCCTGGGAGGACGTCCTTGTGACACACGTGCTGTGCTACTTGCCTTTAAGACTCCTTGTCAGTCTGCAGCGAGTGAGCAAGGGCTTCCGCTCTCTAATTCAGCTTTATCTGGCCAACTGCCGCTCGTTCGACCCTGCACAG ACAGGTCCTCGAATTCCTAAGGAAGCTTTTTGTTTCATGCTGTGTGATAATAAAGTCCTCCAGAGCCTCTCTGTACACTGCTGCTGTGACTGGATCACTGATAAGGAGCTGCttcctgtgattggtcagaaccAGCAGCTGCAGCGCGTGGACCTGCACGGCTGCGTTCATCTCACTCGCCACGCTCTGGTGGCTGTGGCACTTGGCTGCCCCCGCTTGCAGCACCTGGGCCTGGCTCACTGCGAGTGGGTGGATAACCTGGCATTGCACAGCTTGGCGGATCACTGCTCTGAGCTGCGTACACTGGACCTCACCGCCTGCAGGCAGCTGAGAGACGAGGCTGTGTGTTACGGGGCGGCGCACTGGCCCACACTGCGTTCGCTCTCTGTGGCCATCAACGCCAATATCACCGACACGACTGTGGAGGAGGTGGCCAAGCGCTGCAGGGAGCTCGAGCATCTTGACTTGACCGGCTGTCTGAGGGTTTGCAACGAGGCCATCAG GACGGTGGCTGAATACTGCCCTAAACTGCAGTCTCTGAAGGTGAATCACTGTCATAACGTTAGCGAGTCCAGTCTGGGTGTGCTAAGAAGGCGCAACGTAGAGATAGATGTGGAACCTCCCCTCCAGAGGGCGCTGGTGCTGCTCCAGAACGTGGTGGGCTTCGCTCCTTTCATCAACCTACAGATATAA